The DNA region AGGTCTGACATCCTTCAACAAACTGACTTATTACAACAAGATGAAGTAGATATGAAAGACCAAAAAGACAAGTTAGAAATGACAAAGGCTGAGCTTCAAAAGAAGAGAGAGCATGCTGACAGTCTGTTTGAtgagataaacagagagaaaaccaacattaaagatcTGACCCTTCAGGTTCAGACAGCAAGAGACCAACTGGAAAACGTCATGAAcgtttttgctttaaaacaaaaagaacaagaagtcaaagatggtgagatcaaaacaaaagaagaagaacttcaAATCAGTAAGAACACCATactggcagaaagagaagaacttgAACTTTTGAAGAAGGATctgaacaagaagaaggaagaagttgaAGCTGCCATGAACACagtcagtggagagagagaaatactcAGTCAAATAACTACAgacattgaaaaagaaaaagaaatacttaTCAATGAGAAAGACGgatggaagaaaacatttgagatggaaaaacaagatcTGGAAAACTTGAAAGATCAGATGacacaagagaaagaggatCTGGATAGATTCaatgagaagatgaagaaagagaaactggacTTGGAGTTGATGAGGTCTGACATCCTTCAACAAACTGACTTATTACAACGAGATATGGAAGATATGAAAGACCAAAAAGACAAGTTAGAAATGACAAAGGCTGAGcttcaaaagaagaaagagcatgctgacagtctgtttgatgagataaacagagagaaaaccaacattaaagatcTGACCCTTCAGGTTCAGACAGCAAGAGACCAACTGGAAAACGTCAtgaacatttttgctttaaaacaaaaaggacaagaagtcaaagatggtgagatcaaaacaaaagaagaagaacttcaAATCAGTAAGAACACCATactggcagaaagagaagaacttgAACTTTTGAAGAAGGATctgaacaagaagaaggaagaagttgaAGCTGCCATGAACACagtcagtggagagagagaaatactcAGTCAGATGACTACAgacattgaaaaagaaaaagaaatacttaTCAATGAGAAAGACGGATGGAGGACAACatttgagatggaaaaacaagatcTGGAAAACTTGAAAGATCAGATGACACAAGATAACGAGGATATGGATAGATTCAATGAGacgatgaagaaagagaaactggacTTGGAGTTGATGAGGTCTGACATCCTTCAACAAACTGACTTATTACAACGAGATAAAGAAGATATGAAAAACCAAAAAGACAAGTTAGAAATGACAAAGGCTGAGcttcaaaagaagaaagagcatgctgacagtctgtttgatgagataaacagagagaaaaccaacattaaagatcTGACCCTTCAGGTTCAGACAGCAAGAGACCAACTGGAAAACGTCATGAAcgtttttgctttaaaacaaaaagaacaagaagtcaaagatggtgagatcaaaacaaaagaagaagaacttcaAATCAGTAAGAACACCATactggcagaaagagaagaacttgAACTTTTGAAGAAGGATctgaacaagaagaaggaagaagttgaAGCTGCCATGAACATagtcagtggagagagagaaatactcAGTCAGATGACTACAgacattgaaaaagaaaaagaaatacttaTCAATGAGAAAGACGgatggaagaaaacatttgagatggaaaaacaagacCTTGAAAACTTGAAGGCAGCGCTGATTCAAGACAGAGATGATCTGGATAGaatgaatgagaaaatgaagaaagagaagctGGACTTGGAGCTGATGAGGTCTGATATTCCAAAGGAGATTAGGACATTAGaacaagataaagataaaaaagtaGTAGAACTGAAGGAACCCAATATCACAAGACTGAcacaagaacaacaaacaagTGAGAGCATTGTactggcagaaagagaagaagtggaACTTTTGAGACAGGATCTTAacaagaaagaggaggaagttgAAGCTGTCATGAATAGCATTACTGGAGAAAGAGAACAACTCAGTCAGATGAAGATGGACAtcgagaaggagaaagaaatacTTCTCATTgagaaaaaaggatggaagCAGTTGTTTGTGTTGGAAAAACAAGAACTTGAAAACTTGAAGGCAGCACTGAAACAAGACAGAGAGGATCTTGATCAAATGAATGATATGTTGAAGAAAGAGAAGCTGGATTTGGAGCAGATGAGGTCTGATATCCAGAAGCAGATTAATAAATTAGAACAAGATAAAGATGAAGAACAACAACTGAAGGAACCCAAGATCACAAGACTGACACAAGAACAACTAACCAGTGAGACCATTGTActaacagaaagagaagaagtggaACTTTTGAAGAAGGATCTCaacaagaaaaaggaagaagttgAAATTGCCATGAACAGCatcaggggagagagagaacaactCAGTCAGATGAATATTGGCattgagagacagaaaaacatactTTTCAATGAGAAAGAAGATTGGAAAAGAACATTTGAGATTGAAAAACAACACCTTGAAAACTTGAAGGCAGCGCTGATTCAAGACAGAGAGGATCTGGATAGAATGAATGAGATGATGAGAAAAGAGAAGCTGGACTTGGAGCTGATGAGGTCTGATATTCCAAAGGAGATTAGGACATTAGAACAAGATAAAGATGATGAAGTACAATTAAAGGAACCCAGGACCACAAGACTGACACAAGAACAACTAACCAGTGAGAGCATTGTactggcagaaagagaagaagtggaACTTTTGAAGAAAGATCTCaacaagaaaaaggaagaagttgAAATTGCCATGAACAGCATCAGGGGAGAGCGAGAACAACTCAGTCAGATGAATATGGGCattgagagacagaaagaactACTTTTCAATgagaaagaagaatggaagagAACATTTGGGATGGAAAAACAACACCTTGAAAACTTGAAGGCAGCGCTGATTCAAGACAGAGAGGATCTGGATAGAATGAATGAGATGATGAGAAAAGAGAAGCTGGACTTGGAGCTGATGAGGTCTGATATTCCAAAGGAGATTAGGACATTAGAACAAGatgaacaggaagaaacagAACTGAAGGAACCCAAGATCACAAGACTGAtgcaaaaaaagcaaacaagtgAGAGCATTGCactggaagaaagagaagaagtggaACTTTTGAGAAAGGATCTCAACAAAACGAAGGAAGAAGTTGAAGCTGCCATGAACATcatcagtggagagagagaacaactCAGTCAAATGAAAATGGGCattgaaaaagagaaagagaaactttTCTATgagaaagaagaatggaagcAAACGtttgagatggaaaaacaagacCTTGAAAACTTGAAGTCAGAGctgaaacaagagagagaagatCTAGGTAAGGTGAATGAGatgatgaaaaaagagaaactggacTTGGAGTTGATGAGTTCTGGCATCCAGAAGCAGATCAGTACATTAGAGCAAGATAAACAAGAAGAAGTAGAACTGAAGGAACCCATGATCACAAGACTGATACAAGAACAGAAAACCAGTGAGACTATTGCACTACcagaaagagaagaacttgAACTTGTGAGAAAGGATCTCAccaagaaagaggaggaagttgAAGCTGTCATGAACAGCATcactggagagagagaacaactCAGTCAGATGAAGATGGACAtcgagaaagagaaagaaatacttctcaatgagaaaaaaggatggaagCAAATGTTtgtgatggaaaaacaagaaCTTGAAAGCTTGAAGGCAGCACTGAAACAAGACAGAGAGGCTCTAGAGCAAATGAATGAGATGTTGAAGAAAGAGAAGCTGGGATTGGAGCTGATGAGATCTGATATCCAGAAGCAGATTAATAAATTAGAACAAGATGGAGATGATGAAGTACAATTAAAGGAACCCAAGACCACAAGACTGACAAAAGAACAGCAAACCAGTGAGAGCATTGTactggaagaaagagaagaagtggaACTTTTGAAGAATGATCTCCACAAGAAAACGGAAGAAGTTGAAATTGCCATGAACAGCatcaggggagagagagaacaactCAGTCAAATGAAAATGGGCattgacagagaaaatgaaatacttatcaatgagaaagaaggatggaagaaaacatttgagatggaaaaacaagatcTTGAAAACTTGAAAGATCAGATGacacaagagaaagaggatCTGGATAGATTCaatgagaagatgaagaaagagaaactggacTTGGAGTTGATGAGGTCTGACATCCTCAAACAAACTGACTTATTACAACGAGATAAAGCAGATATCAAAAACCAAAAAGACAAGTTAGAAATGACAAAGGCTGCGcttcaaaagaagaaagaatatgctgacagtctgtttgatgagataaacagagagaaatcCAACATTAAAGATCTGACCCTTCAGGTTCAGACAGCAAGAGACCAACTGGAAAACGTCATGAACAttattgctttaaaacaaaaagaacaagaagtcaaagatggtgagatcaaaacaaaagaagaagaacttcaAATCAGTAAGAACACCATactggcagaaagagaagaacttgAACTTTTGAAGAATGATCTGAAGAAGAACAAGGAAGAAGTTGAAGCTGCCATGAACAAagtcagtggagagagagaacaactCAGTCAGATGAAAATGGGCATTGACATAGAAAAAGAAATACTTATCAATgagaaagaagaatggaagaaaacatttgagataGAAAAACAAGACCTTGAAAACTTGATGGCAGTGCTGATTCAAGACAGAGAGGATCTGGATAGAATGAATGAGAtgttgaagaaagaaaagctggGATTGGAGCAGATGAGGTCTGATATCCAGAAGCAGATTAATAAATTAGAACAAGATAAAGATGATGAAGCACAATTAAAGGAACCCAAGACCACAAGACTGACACAAGAACAGAAAACCAGTGAGAGTATTGTactggaagaaagagaaaaagtggaACTTTTGAAGAAGGATCTCaacaagaaaaaggaagaagtggAAATTGCCATGAACAGCatcaggggagagagagaacaactCAGTCAGATGAATATGGGCattgagagacagaaagaactACTTTTCAATgagaaagaagaatggaagagaacatttgaaatggaaaaacaagacCTTGAAAACTTGAAGGCAGTGCTGATTCAAGACAGAGAGGATCTGGATAGAATGAATGAGatgatgaagaaagagaaagtggaCTTGGAGTTGATGAGGTCTGATATTCCAAAGGAGATTAGTACATTAGAACaagataaagatgaagaagTAGAACTGAAGGAACCCAAGATCACAAGACCAACACAAGAACAGCAAACCAGTGATAGCACTGTACTGGTCGAAAGAGAAGAACTTGAACTTTTGAGAAAGGATCTCGACAAGGAGAAGGAAGACGTCAAAGCTGCCATGAACATTatcagtagagagagagaacaactcAGTCAGATGAAGATGGGCATTGAGGGAGAGAAAGCTTTCTCACTTTTCAGTGAGAACGAAGAATGGAAGAGAACatttgagatggaaaaacaagacCTTGAAAACTTGAAGGCAGAGCTGAAACAAGAGAGACAGGATCTAGACAGAGTTAATGAGATgatggaaaaagagaaactggACTTCGAATTGATGAGTTCTGACATGCAGAAGGAAATTGATACATTCGAAGAAGATAAACAAGAAGAAGTAGAACTGAAGGAATCCAAGATCACAAGACTGATACAAAAAATGCAAACCAGTGATAGCATTGTactggcagaaagagaagaacttgAACTTTTGAGAAAGGATCTCGACAAGAAAAAGGATGAAGTTGAAGCTGCCATGAACATCataagtggagagagagaacaactCAGACTGTTAAAGATGgacattgagagagagaaagaaatacttttcagtgagaaagaaggatggaagcaaACGattgagatggaaaaacaagaacTTGAAAACTTGAAGGCAGCGCTGAAACAAGACAGAGAGGATCTGTATAATATGAATGAGATGGTGAGGAAAGAGAAACTGGACTTGGAGCTGATGAGGTCTGACATCCAGGAGCAAATTAATACATTGGACCAAAATAAAGATGATGAAGTAGAACTGAAGGAATCCAAGACCACAAGACTGATAAAAGAAATGCAAAGCAGTGACAAAACTGAactgg from Scomber japonicus isolate fScoJap1 chromosome 13, fScoJap1.pri, whole genome shotgun sequence includes:
- the LOC128370970 gene encoding trichohyalin-like → MNSITGEREQLSQMKMDIEKEKEILLIEKKGWKQLFVLEKQELENLKAALKQDREDLDQMNDMLKKEKLDLEQMRSDIQKQINKLEQDKDEEQQLKEPKITRLTQEQLTSETIVLTEREEVELLKKDLNKKKEEVEIAMNSIRGEREQLSQMNIGIERQKNILFNEKEDWKRTFEIEKQHLENLKAALIQDREDLDRMNEMMRKEKLDLELMRSDIPKEIRTLEQDKDDEVQLKEPRTTRLTQEQLTSESIVLAEREEVELLKKDLNKKKEEVEIAMNSIRGEREQLSQMNMGIERQKELLFNEKEEWKRTFGMEKQHLENLKAALIQDREDLDRMNEMMRKEKLDLELMRSDIPKEIRTLEQDEQEETELKEPKITRLMQKKQTSESIALEEREEVELLRKDLNKTKEEVEAAMNIISGEREQLSQMKMGIEKEKEKLFYEKEEWKQTFEMEKQDLENLKSELKQEREDLGKVNEMMKKEKLDLELMSSGIQKQISTLEQDKQEEVELKEPMITRLIQEQKTSETIALPEREELELVRKDLTKKEEEVEAVMNSITGEREQLSQMKMDIEKEKEILLNEKKGWKQMFVMEKQELESLKAALKQDREALEQMNEMLKKEKLGLELMRSDIQKQINKLEQDGDDEVQLKEPKTTRLTKEQQTSESIVLEEREEVELLKNDLHKKTEEVEIAMNSIRGEREQLSQMKMGIDRENEILINEKEGWKKTFEMEKQDLENLKDQMTQEKEDLDRFNEKMKKEKLDLELMRSDILKQTDLLQRDKADIKNQKDKLEMTKAALQKKKEYADSLFDEINREKSNIKDLTLQVQTARDQLENVMNIIKEKNLNF